A single region of the Xenopus laevis strain J_2021 chromosome 4L, Xenopus_laevis_v10.1, whole genome shotgun sequence genome encodes:
- the e2f8.L gene encoding E2F transcription factor 8 L homeolog isoform X1: MEEGYKENCGLNVNPMGTRSPPKQLTSATSVLGEIQLAATNLKTPTKPQEWNNADPWTPTANLKMLISAASPEIRNREREILEEQFSGDELEKVLPSRKEKSLGLLCHKFLARYPSYPNPAVNNSICLDEVAGELSVERRRIYDIVNVLESLHMVSRLAKNKYIWHGRLNLGKTFEALKKVGEGNQYGEQIQLLKKREQDEFDSQNSPNPETPKPLVKHPEVGFVELPGLEFRAASVNSRKEKSLRVMSQRFVMLFLVSAPRIVSLEVAAKILIGEDQLEDLDKSKFKTKIRRLYDIANVLTSLNLIKKVHVTEEKGRKPAFQWTGPESFSDDQDSENRSSPTALTPVAIDLRSPKENCAKNLFASGGKTFTRHQSLIKLAKSIENDRRKINSAPSSPIKTGDGSSSAASKMAQLAAICKKQLQQCRDQTKVKLKVSTCKVKSTLKQPGGSDKNQTPRCLSPTYCQAFPLLQPHPNTAPPYAVILQPPHTQTLSDVPPTLGYTNPSDLQAPSDGDDQSTQERGPKRQHETDRGCTSKRIKGSVVDDVTESALPVTPKGFHSLQENFFRTPGGMSCSPPESARKLDVGTDD; this comes from the exons ATGGAGGAGGGATATAAG GAAAACTGTGGGTTAAATGTAAATCCGATGGGAACCAGGTCGCCCCCAAAGCAGCTCACGTCTGCCACCTCCGTGTTAGGGGAGATCCAGCTTGCGGCCACCAATTTAAAGACCCCTACAAAGCCTCAGGAATGGAACAATGCCGACCCCTGGACCCCGACGGCCAATCTCAAAATGCTGATTAGCGCTGCCAGCCCCGAAATCAGGAACCGGGAGCGAGAGATCTTGGAG GAGCAGTTTTCTGGGGACGAACTGGAAAAGGTGCTGCCGAGCCGCAAGGAGAAGAGTTTGGGGTTACTGTGCCATAAGTTCCTGGCGCGATATCCCAGTTACCCCAATCCCGCTGTGAATAACAGTATCTGTCTGGATGAAGTCGCCGGGGAGCTGA GTGTCGAGCGCCGGCGCATTTACGACATTGTCAACGTGCTGGAGAGTCTCCACATGGTCAGTCGCTTGgccaaaaacaaatacatttggcaCGGCCGCCTCAATCTCGGCAAAACGTTTGAAGCGCTGAAAAAGGTCGGAGAGGGGAATCAATACGGGGAGCAGATTCAGCTGCTGAAGAAACGAGAACAGGACGAGTTTGATTCCCAGAATTCCCCTAATCCAGAAACGCCAAAACCCCTTGTTAAGCACCCGGAAGTTGGGTTTGTGGAGCTCCCTGGTTTGGAGTTCAGAGCAG CGTCGGTGAACAGTAGGAAAGAGAAGTCCCTGCGAGTGATGAGTCAGCGGTTTGTGATGCTGTTTCTTGTGTCGGCCCCTCGGATCGTCAGCTTAGAAGTTGCTGCTAAAATATTAATTGGAGAGGATCAACTGGAGGATTTAgacaaaagcaaatttaaaa CAAAGATCAGGCGCCTGTATGATATCGCTAATGTCCTGACGAGTCTGAATCTCATAAAGAAAGTCCATGTGACAGAGGAGAAGGGGAGGAAGCCCGCCTTCCAGTGGACCGGCCCCGAGTCGTTTTCAGACGATCAAG ACTCAGAGAACAGGTCCAGCCCAACTGCACTCACCCCCGTGGCCATTGACCTGAGGTCCCCAAAGGAAAACTGCGCCAAAAACCTCTTCGCTTCCGGAGGCAAGACTTTTACTCGCCATCAGTCTCTTATAAAACTCGCCAAAAGCATCGAAAATGACCGGCGGAAGATAAACTCAGCTCCCTCCAGCCCCATAAAGACTG GCGACGGATCCTCCAGTGCAGCTTCCAAGATGGCGCAGCTCGCAGCGATATGTAAGAAGCAGCTCCAGCAGTGCAG GGATCAGACTAAAGTGAAGCTGAAGGTTTCTACTTGCAAAGTAAAATCCACCTTGAAACAACCGGGGGGCTCCGATAAGAACCAGACCCCACGCTGTCTGAGCCCAACCTACTGCCAGGCCTTCCCACTGCTCCAGCCTCACCCCAATACTGCTCCCCCCTACGCTGTCATTCTgcagcccccccacacacaaactcTCTCCGATGTTCCTCCCACTCTCGGCTACACAAACCCAAGTGACCTGCAGGCGCCATCAGACGGGGACGATCAATCGACCCAGGAGCGGGGCCCCAAACGGCAACATGAGACCGACAGAGGCTGCACCTCAAAGAGGATCAAAGGTTCTGTGGTCGATGATGTCACAGAG